A region from the Leopardus geoffroyi isolate Oge1 chromosome C2, O.geoffroyi_Oge1_pat1.0, whole genome shotgun sequence genome encodes:
- the DNAJB11 gene encoding dnaJ homolog subfamily B member 11 — protein MAPQNLGTFCLLLLYLLGAVIAGRDFYKILGVPRSASIKDIKKAYRKLALQLHPDRNPDDPRAQEKFQDLGAAYEVLSDSEKRKQYDTYGEEGLKDGHQSSHGDIFSHFFGDFGFMFGGTPRQQDRNIPRGSDIIVDLEVTLEEVYAGNFVEVVRNKPVARQAPGKRKCNCRQEMRTTQLGPGRFQMTQEVVCDECPNVKLVNEERTLEVEIEPGVRDGMEYPFIGEGEPHVDGEPGDLRFRIKVVKHPIFERRGDDLYTNVTISLVESLVGFDMDITHLDGHKVHISRDKITRPGAKLWKKGEGLPNFDNNNIKGSLIITFDVDFPKEQLTEEAREGIKQLLKQGSVQKVYNGLQGY, from the exons ATGGCCCCGCAGAACCTGGGCACCTTCTGCCTGTTGCTGCTGTACCTCCTCGGGGCCGTGATCGCCGG GCGAGATTTCTATAAGATCTTGGGGGTGCCTCGCAGTGCATctataaaagacattaaaaaggcCTACAGGAAACTGGCCCTACAGCTTCACCCTGACCGGAACCCCGATGATCCTCGAGCTCAGGAGAAATTCCAGGATCTAGGTGCTGCTTATGAG GTTCTGTCAGAcagtgagaaaaggaaacaatatgaTACTTATGGTGAAGAGGGATTAAAAGATGGGCATCAGAGCTCCCATGGAGACATTTTTTCACA CTTCTTTGGAGATTTTGGTTTCATGTTTGGAGGAACCCCTCGTCAGCAAGACAGAAATATTCCAAGAGGAAGTGATATTATTGTAGATTTGGAAGTTACTTTGGAAGAAGTATATGCGGGAAATTTTGTGGAA GTAGTTAGAAACAAACCTGTGGCAAGGCAGGCTCCTGGCAAACGAAAATGCAACTGCCGGCAAGAGATGCGGACTACCCAGCTGGGCCCGGGGCGCTTCCAAATGACCCAAGAGGTTGTCTGTGATGAATGCCCTAATGTCAA ACTAGTGAATGAAGAACGAACGCTGGAGGTAGAAATAGAACCTGGGGTGAGAGATGGCATGGAGTATCCCTTTATTGGGGAAG GTGAGCCTCATGTGGATGGAGAGCCAGGAGACCTGCGGTTCCGAATCAAAGTTGTCAA GCACCCAATATTTGAAAGGAGAGGAGATGATTTATATACAAACGTGACAATCTCACTAGTCGAGTCTCTGGTGGGCTTTGATATGGATATTACTCACTTGGATGGCCACAAG GTACATATTTCCCGGGATAAGATCACCAGACCAGGAGCCAAGCtatggaagaaaggagaagggctCCCCAACTTTGACAACAACAACATTAAGGGCTCTTTGATAATCACTTTCGATGTAGATTTTCCAAAAGAACAGTTAACAGAGGAAGCAAGAGAAG GTATCAAACAGCTACTGAAACAAGGATCAGTGCAGAAGGTATACAATGGACTGCAAGGATATTAA
- the TBCCD1 gene encoding TBCC domain-containing protein 1 isoform X1, with product MMSSVGWNPKKLREGPNVAGQLTKYAKKSFHTDVLRDNMDQSGVLLWVKAEPFIVGALQVPPPSKFSLHYLRKISTYVRTRATEGAYPRLYWSTWRHIACGKLQLAKDLAWLYFEIFDSLAVKTPEERLEWSELLSNCMSEDEVEKQRNQLSVDTLQFLLFLYIQQLNKVSLRTSLIGEEWPSPRNRSQSPDLAEKSSCHNKNWNDYSHQAFVYDHLSDLLELLLDPEQLTASFHSTHSSLVSREAVVALSFLIEGTVSGARKIYPLHELALWQPLHAESGFSRLSKTFSFYKLEAWLRTCLTGNPFGTSACLKSGKKLAWAHQVEGTTKRAKIACNTHVAPRMHRMVVMSQVYKQTLAKSSDTLVGAHVKIHRCNESFIYLLSPLRSVTIEKCRNSTFVLGPVQTALHLHSCDNIKVIAACHRLSISSTAGCVFHILTPTRPLILSGNQTVTLAPFHTHYPMLEDHMARTGLATVPNYWDNPMIVCRESSDTSVFRLLPPCEFYVFIIPFEMEGDTTEIPGGLPYAYQKALRQREQKIQIWQKTVKEARLTKDQRKQFQVLVENKFYEWLINTGHRQQLDSLVPPAAGSKQAAG from the exons ATGATGTCTTCTGTAGGGTGGAATCCAAAAAAGCTTCGTGAAGGCCCTAACGTGGCAGGACAGCTAACAAA GTATGCCAAGAAGTCTTTTCACACAGATGTCCTTAGAGATAATATGGATCAGTCCGGAGTTCTCCTCTGGGTGAAAGCAGAACCCTTTATAGTGGGTGCCTTGCAAGTCCCCCCTCCATCCAAGTTCAGTCTTCACTATCTCAGGAAGATATCCACCTATGTGCGAACCCGGGCCACAGAGGGGGCTTACCCACGCCTGTACTGGTCTACGTGGAGGCACATTGCATGTGGGAAGCTGCAGTTGGCCAAGGATCTGGCGTGgctttactttgaaatatttgataGTCTTGCAGTGAAGACACCAGAAGAGCGCCTGGAATGGTCCGAGCTTCTGTCCAACTGCATGTCTGAGGATGAAGTCGAAAAGCAAAGAAATCAG CTTTCAGTGGACACCCTACAGTTTCTGCTCTTCTTATATATACAGCAGTTAAACAAGGTTTCCCTGAGGACATCTTTGATTGGAGAAGAGTGGCCTAGTCCCAGAAATAGATCTCAGTCTCCTGACTTGGCTGAAAAATCCAGTTGCCATAATAAG aACTGGAATGATTACAGTCACCAAGCATTTGTCTATGATCATCTGTCAGACCTCCTTGAGCTGCTTTTAGATCCAGAACAACTCACTGCATCATTTCATTCGACCCATAGTAGTCTCGTCTCTCGAGAAGCTGTTGTGGCCCTCAGCTTTCTGATTGAAGGTACAGTGAGTGGAGCCAGGAAGATATATCCACTTCATGAACTTGCACTGTGGCAACCACTACATGCAGAAAGTGGCTTCTCAAGGCTCTCTAAGACCTTTTCTTTCTACAAGCTGGAAGCCTGGCTGAGAACCTGTTTGACTGGGAATCCATTTGGTACATCTGCCTGCCTCAAGTCTGGAAAGAAATTGGCTTGGGCTCACCAAg TTGAAGGGACGACCAAAAGAGCTAAGATTGCTTGTAATACTCATGTGGCCCCTAGGATGCACCGCATGGTGGTGATGAGCCAGGTTTACAAGCAGACCTTGGCCAAGAGCTCAGATACTCTGGTGGGGGCACACGTAAAGATTCATCGTTGCAACGAATCTTTTATATATCTGCTGTCTCCCTTACG ATCTGTGACCATTGAGAAGTGCAGGAATAGCACATTTGTCTTGGGCCCCGTACAGACTGCTCTTCACCTCCACAGCTGTGACAACATTAAAGTCATTGCTGCCTGCCACCGTTTGTCCATCTCTTCCACGGCAGGTTGCGTCTTTCACATTCTGACGCCTACACGCCCACTTATTCTCTCTGGAAACCAGACAGTAACTTTGGCCCCTTTTCACACCCATTATCCAATGCTGGAGGATCACATGGCCAGGACCGGCCTTGCTACAGTGCCTAACTATTGGGATAATCCAATGATTGTGTGCAGAGAGAGCAGTGACACAAGTGTCTTCCGACTCTTACCACCTTGTgaattctatgtatttattatccCCTTTGAAATGGAAGGGGATACGACAGAGATACCTGGGGGGCTTCCGTATGCATATCAGAAAGCACTGCGTCAAAGAGAGCAGAAGATACAAATCTGGCAGAAAACTGTGAAGGAGGCTCGTTTGACAAA GGATCAGAGGAAGCAGTTCCAGGTACTCGTGGAGAACAAATTTTATGAGTGGCTGATTAATACAGGACATCGCCAACAGCTGGACAGTCTGGTGCCCCCTGCCGCAGGCTCCAAACAAGCAGCAGGATAA
- the TBCCD1 gene encoding TBCC domain-containing protein 1 isoform X2, with protein MLVYAKKSFHTDVLRDNMDQSGVLLWVKAEPFIVGALQVPPPSKFSLHYLRKISTYVRTRATEGAYPRLYWSTWRHIACGKLQLAKDLAWLYFEIFDSLAVKTPEERLEWSELLSNCMSEDEVEKQRNQLSVDTLQFLLFLYIQQLNKVSLRTSLIGEEWPSPRNRSQSPDLAEKSSCHNKNWNDYSHQAFVYDHLSDLLELLLDPEQLTASFHSTHSSLVSREAVVALSFLIEGTVSGARKIYPLHELALWQPLHAESGFSRLSKTFSFYKLEAWLRTCLTGNPFGTSACLKSGKKLAWAHQVEGTTKRAKIACNTHVAPRMHRMVVMSQVYKQTLAKSSDTLVGAHVKIHRCNESFIYLLSPLRSVTIEKCRNSTFVLGPVQTALHLHSCDNIKVIAACHRLSISSTAGCVFHILTPTRPLILSGNQTVTLAPFHTHYPMLEDHMARTGLATVPNYWDNPMIVCRESSDTSVFRLLPPCEFYVFIIPFEMEGDTTEIPGGLPYAYQKALRQREQKIQIWQKTVKEARLTKDQRKQFQVLVENKFYEWLINTGHRQQLDSLVPPAAGSKQAAG; from the exons ATGCTCGT GTATGCCAAGAAGTCTTTTCACACAGATGTCCTTAGAGATAATATGGATCAGTCCGGAGTTCTCCTCTGGGTGAAAGCAGAACCCTTTATAGTGGGTGCCTTGCAAGTCCCCCCTCCATCCAAGTTCAGTCTTCACTATCTCAGGAAGATATCCACCTATGTGCGAACCCGGGCCACAGAGGGGGCTTACCCACGCCTGTACTGGTCTACGTGGAGGCACATTGCATGTGGGAAGCTGCAGTTGGCCAAGGATCTGGCGTGgctttactttgaaatatttgataGTCTTGCAGTGAAGACACCAGAAGAGCGCCTGGAATGGTCCGAGCTTCTGTCCAACTGCATGTCTGAGGATGAAGTCGAAAAGCAAAGAAATCAG CTTTCAGTGGACACCCTACAGTTTCTGCTCTTCTTATATATACAGCAGTTAAACAAGGTTTCCCTGAGGACATCTTTGATTGGAGAAGAGTGGCCTAGTCCCAGAAATAGATCTCAGTCTCCTGACTTGGCTGAAAAATCCAGTTGCCATAATAAG aACTGGAATGATTACAGTCACCAAGCATTTGTCTATGATCATCTGTCAGACCTCCTTGAGCTGCTTTTAGATCCAGAACAACTCACTGCATCATTTCATTCGACCCATAGTAGTCTCGTCTCTCGAGAAGCTGTTGTGGCCCTCAGCTTTCTGATTGAAGGTACAGTGAGTGGAGCCAGGAAGATATATCCACTTCATGAACTTGCACTGTGGCAACCACTACATGCAGAAAGTGGCTTCTCAAGGCTCTCTAAGACCTTTTCTTTCTACAAGCTGGAAGCCTGGCTGAGAACCTGTTTGACTGGGAATCCATTTGGTACATCTGCCTGCCTCAAGTCTGGAAAGAAATTGGCTTGGGCTCACCAAg TTGAAGGGACGACCAAAAGAGCTAAGATTGCTTGTAATACTCATGTGGCCCCTAGGATGCACCGCATGGTGGTGATGAGCCAGGTTTACAAGCAGACCTTGGCCAAGAGCTCAGATACTCTGGTGGGGGCACACGTAAAGATTCATCGTTGCAACGAATCTTTTATATATCTGCTGTCTCCCTTACG ATCTGTGACCATTGAGAAGTGCAGGAATAGCACATTTGTCTTGGGCCCCGTACAGACTGCTCTTCACCTCCACAGCTGTGACAACATTAAAGTCATTGCTGCCTGCCACCGTTTGTCCATCTCTTCCACGGCAGGTTGCGTCTTTCACATTCTGACGCCTACACGCCCACTTATTCTCTCTGGAAACCAGACAGTAACTTTGGCCCCTTTTCACACCCATTATCCAATGCTGGAGGATCACATGGCCAGGACCGGCCTTGCTACAGTGCCTAACTATTGGGATAATCCAATGATTGTGTGCAGAGAGAGCAGTGACACAAGTGTCTTCCGACTCTTACCACCTTGTgaattctatgtatttattatccCCTTTGAAATGGAAGGGGATACGACAGAGATACCTGGGGGGCTTCCGTATGCATATCAGAAAGCACTGCGTCAAAGAGAGCAGAAGATACAAATCTGGCAGAAAACTGTGAAGGAGGCTCGTTTGACAAA GGATCAGAGGAAGCAGTTCCAGGTACTCGTGGAGAACAAATTTTATGAGTGGCTGATTAATACAGGACATCGCCAACAGCTGGACAGTCTGGTGCCCCCTGCCGCAGGCTCCAAACAAGCAGCAGGATAA
- the TBCCD1 gene encoding TBCC domain-containing protein 1 isoform X3: MDQSGVLLWVKAEPFIVGALQVPPPSKFSLHYLRKISTYVRTRATEGAYPRLYWSTWRHIACGKLQLAKDLAWLYFEIFDSLAVKTPEERLEWSELLSNCMSEDEVEKQRNQLSVDTLQFLLFLYIQQLNKVSLRTSLIGEEWPSPRNRSQSPDLAEKSSCHNKNWNDYSHQAFVYDHLSDLLELLLDPEQLTASFHSTHSSLVSREAVVALSFLIEGTVSGARKIYPLHELALWQPLHAESGFSRLSKTFSFYKLEAWLRTCLTGNPFGTSACLKSGKKLAWAHQVEGTTKRAKIACNTHVAPRMHRMVVMSQVYKQTLAKSSDTLVGAHVKIHRCNESFIYLLSPLRSVTIEKCRNSTFVLGPVQTALHLHSCDNIKVIAACHRLSISSTAGCVFHILTPTRPLILSGNQTVTLAPFHTHYPMLEDHMARTGLATVPNYWDNPMIVCRESSDTSVFRLLPPCEFYVFIIPFEMEGDTTEIPGGLPYAYQKALRQREQKIQIWQKTVKEARLTKDQRKQFQVLVENKFYEWLINTGHRQQLDSLVPPAAGSKQAAG; encoded by the exons ATGGATCAGTCCGGAGTTCTCCTCTGGGTGAAAGCAGAACCCTTTATAGTGGGTGCCTTGCAAGTCCCCCCTCCATCCAAGTTCAGTCTTCACTATCTCAGGAAGATATCCACCTATGTGCGAACCCGGGCCACAGAGGGGGCTTACCCACGCCTGTACTGGTCTACGTGGAGGCACATTGCATGTGGGAAGCTGCAGTTGGCCAAGGATCTGGCGTGgctttactttgaaatatttgataGTCTTGCAGTGAAGACACCAGAAGAGCGCCTGGAATGGTCCGAGCTTCTGTCCAACTGCATGTCTGAGGATGAAGTCGAAAAGCAAAGAAATCAG CTTTCAGTGGACACCCTACAGTTTCTGCTCTTCTTATATATACAGCAGTTAAACAAGGTTTCCCTGAGGACATCTTTGATTGGAGAAGAGTGGCCTAGTCCCAGAAATAGATCTCAGTCTCCTGACTTGGCTGAAAAATCCAGTTGCCATAATAAG aACTGGAATGATTACAGTCACCAAGCATTTGTCTATGATCATCTGTCAGACCTCCTTGAGCTGCTTTTAGATCCAGAACAACTCACTGCATCATTTCATTCGACCCATAGTAGTCTCGTCTCTCGAGAAGCTGTTGTGGCCCTCAGCTTTCTGATTGAAGGTACAGTGAGTGGAGCCAGGAAGATATATCCACTTCATGAACTTGCACTGTGGCAACCACTACATGCAGAAAGTGGCTTCTCAAGGCTCTCTAAGACCTTTTCTTTCTACAAGCTGGAAGCCTGGCTGAGAACCTGTTTGACTGGGAATCCATTTGGTACATCTGCCTGCCTCAAGTCTGGAAAGAAATTGGCTTGGGCTCACCAAg TTGAAGGGACGACCAAAAGAGCTAAGATTGCTTGTAATACTCATGTGGCCCCTAGGATGCACCGCATGGTGGTGATGAGCCAGGTTTACAAGCAGACCTTGGCCAAGAGCTCAGATACTCTGGTGGGGGCACACGTAAAGATTCATCGTTGCAACGAATCTTTTATATATCTGCTGTCTCCCTTACG ATCTGTGACCATTGAGAAGTGCAGGAATAGCACATTTGTCTTGGGCCCCGTACAGACTGCTCTTCACCTCCACAGCTGTGACAACATTAAAGTCATTGCTGCCTGCCACCGTTTGTCCATCTCTTCCACGGCAGGTTGCGTCTTTCACATTCTGACGCCTACACGCCCACTTATTCTCTCTGGAAACCAGACAGTAACTTTGGCCCCTTTTCACACCCATTATCCAATGCTGGAGGATCACATGGCCAGGACCGGCCTTGCTACAGTGCCTAACTATTGGGATAATCCAATGATTGTGTGCAGAGAGAGCAGTGACACAAGTGTCTTCCGACTCTTACCACCTTGTgaattctatgtatttattatccCCTTTGAAATGGAAGGGGATACGACAGAGATACCTGGGGGGCTTCCGTATGCATATCAGAAAGCACTGCGTCAAAGAGAGCAGAAGATACAAATCTGGCAGAAAACTGTGAAGGAGGCTCGTTTGACAAA GGATCAGAGGAAGCAGTTCCAGGTACTCGTGGAGAACAAATTTTATGAGTGGCTGATTAATACAGGACATCGCCAACAGCTGGACAGTCTGGTGCCCCCTGCCGCAGGCTCCAAACAAGCAGCAGGATAA